The following nucleotide sequence is from Myxosarcina sp. GI1.
AACTAACCAGCGTTTCTGAATATGACAATGACGCAGACGGTGACATTGACTCTCGCTATTCAACTACCAATACTTACGATAAACAAGGCAATCTGTTAACTAGCGTTTCGGAATCTGATTATGATGGGGACAATCTTTCCAATTCTCGCTATTTAACTAAGAATACCTACGATAAACAAGGCAATTTACTAACTACCATTTCAGAATCTGATAATGATGGTGATGGTAATATTGACTCTTTGTATTCAACTAAGAATACCTACGATAAACAAGGCAATCTGCTAACTAGCATTTCGGAATCTGATAGTGATGGAGACGGCAATATTGACTCTTTGTATTCAACTAAGAATACCTACAACAAAAAGGGAAATCAACTAACCAGCATTTCTGAATATGACAATGACGCAGACGGTGACATTGACTCTCGCTACTCAAACACCAGCACCTACGACAAAAAGGGAAATCGACTGACCAGCGTTTATGAATCTGATTACGATGGCGATGGTAATATTGACTCTTTGTATTCAACTACCAATACCTACGATAAACGAGGCAATCAACTAACCAGCATTTATGAATCTGATTATGATGGAGACGGTCTACTTAATTATCGTTCTTCAACCACCAGTACCTACAACAAACGTGGCAATTTGCTGAGTAGCGTTTACGAATATGACGATGGTGCAGATGGTAGCATTAATTCTCGTTCTTCAACTACCAATACCTACGATAAACGAGGTAATCAATTAAGTAGTGTTTATGAATCCGATTACGATGGCGATGGTCTTTTTGATTATCGTAATTCAACTACCAATACCTACGATAAACGGCGCAATCTGCTAACTAGCATTTCGGAATCTGATAGTGATGGAGACGGCAATATTGACTCTTTGTATTCAACTACCAATACCTACGATAAACAAGGTAATCAATTAAGTAGCGTTTATGAATCCGATTACGATGGCGATGGTCTTTTTAATTATCGTAATTCAACTACCAATACCTACGATAAACGGGGCAATCAACTAACTACCATTTCAGAATCTGATAACGATGGTGATGGTAATATTGATTCTTTGTATTCAACTACCAACACCTACAATAAACGAGGTAATTTGCTAACTAGCGTTTCTGAGTCCGATTACGATGGAGACGGTAACATTGATTATCGCTATTCAACCACGAATACCTATGACAAATGGGGCAATCAACTAACTAGCGTTTACGAAGCTGATTATGATGGAGATGGCAACATTGATTATCGTCAAGAAACACTTTATGAATACTTAGATAAAAGTAAATATATAGCTGGTGTTTCTGATAACGAACTTGTAGTTGCTTTTGATAATCCGAGCAATTCTCAAATTCATCTCTTGAGTGAAGAATCAACTTTCTTAATTTCTTCAGAATTAACGCAGTTGTTTTGACGGCGCTAACTAATAAGTTAATTAAAAGCTAGGTATTGCGGCGTTTTTTGCCAAATGCACTTAACGCCGCTTGTTTTAATAATTAAAAAATATAACAGAGAGAAACGGCAGTGAAATTTTATCGATTAAATCAATAAAATTTCTGAAGATTTTAAGAGTGTAAAATTAGATTTTTTACTTTGACTACTTTTGACTGGCAATAAAAAGCTAAATGGTTTTTGATATAACCAAATCAAATTGAACAAGACAATCATGTCAAATTCTATCGATGTAAATGATAACAACATCGTTTTCACTTTTAAAAAAACAGAAATATACCTTCAAAGAATTGCTAAAAGAAACAAATAGTAAGAATTTTGATAAAGAATACGATCGCGAAGAACCAGTAGGTGAAGAAGTTTGGTGGCAAAAATTTTTCTAAGCAAAAATTTACTCTACTCTCTTTGCATTTTAGAGCCTAAAAACAGACTCGCCACAGCATAAACTAAAAATCCTATTGCCATCCCTGGTAAAACTTCGTACATCGCACCTGATAAGCCTAAAACCGATTTCCAAACTAAAGCACCTGCAATTCCTGCTATCATTACGGCGATCGCCACAGGTGTAGTTATCGGTTTTTCAAACACTCGTATAATCAATAAAACTCCCAAACCAGAAGCCAAAATCGACCAGGCGAAGGTAATTAGATTAAATACGCTGTCGTTATTAATTAGCGCGATCGCTAAAACAATAGCCGTAACTATTAAAGTGCCAATTTTAGCGTAGCGATAGGATTTAGCCAACCCTGGGAACAAATCTTGAGTTAAAGCTGCCGAACAGGATAAGATTTGCGAATCGGCAGTAGAAATAGTTGCCGCAAACAAACCCGCTAGCATTACTCCTACCAAAACTCCTGGTAATAAGTCTACAGAGAGATCGAGTAGTGCTAATTCTGGATCGTTAATATTTGGTAACAAGACTCTACCTGTCAAACCAATAGCTATAGCCGTAAAAGCGGTGATTATGCCGCAAATAGTCCTAATATCTCGCGCTTTGCCCATATTATTAGCAGAATCGATCGCCATTGCCCGAACTAAAATATGAGGTTGTCCCACCGCGCCAAATCCTGCTATCAGCCAGCCGATGAAAAAGGGCAAAAATCCCCAGGCCAAATCGGAAGGAAATAAGCTGACCAGATTTGCATCTATCTGTCCTAAATTGCTATATATATTTGCAACTCCACCGCCTTCTACAATAGTCACCACAAACAAAATCAGCAACGCAGCGATCATCACTATCGTCTGCACGGCATCAGTCCAAATCGAGGCGCGAATTCCGCCAGAAAAGCAGTAAGCGACGACAACAACCGCGCCAATAATAATTCCCCAAGAGTAATTCCAACCAAACAGGCTGTTGAGGGCTTTACTTCCTGCCAGTAGTTGCGCTGC
It contains:
- a CDS encoding sodium/proline symporter, whose product is MSIALTFIAFLLLFTVVGIYSVTQKQDTTADYLLAGRKVNPWLVALSALSTGQSAFLFTGQVGYAYTQGLSAIWLAIGWAIGDYFSWLLVFKRLRLVSETSNSETVPAFLAQKQQGYRWIAIVSALITIAFLGSYAAAQLLAGSKALNSLFGWNYSWGIIIGAVVVVAYCFSGGIRASIWTDAVQTIVMIAALLILFVVTIVEGGGVANIYSNLGQIDANLVSLFPSDLAWGFLPFFIGWLIAGFGAVGQPHILVRAMAIDSANNMGKARDIRTICGIITAFTAIAIGLTGRVLLPNINDPELALLDLSVDLLPGVLVGVMLAGLFAATISTADSQILSCSAALTQDLFPGLAKSYRYAKIGTLIVTAIVLAIALINNDSVFNLITFAWSILASGLGVLLIIRVFEKPITTPVAIAVMIAGIAGALVWKSVLGLSGAMYEVLPGMAIGFLVYAVASLFLGSKMQRE